The Natrinema sp. DC36 genome includes the window ATCCGGCTGCAATGGTCGGTGAGACGTGGGATATCTGTTACTCGGACGAGGAAACGACCCGACTCGAGAGCGATGCCTTACCGATGCTGGACGAGCGCAACGAGTGGCGAGGCGAGGCGACCGGTCGGCGTGCTGACGGAAGTACATTCCCTCAAGAACTGACGTTGACCCGGATGGAAGACGGCGGAATCGTCTGTATCGTCCGCGACATCACCGACCAGCGAGAGCGGGAACGACAGTATCGGCAGCAGAAACGGCGACTACAGACGATCGTCGAGAACGTCCCCATCGTGTTGTTCGCCTTCGAGCCGGACGGCACGCTCACGCTCTCGGAAGGGAAGAGTCTGGAAGCGCTCGGGCTCGAGCCGGGCGAAGTGGTCGGGGATTCGATGTTCGACATCTACGCCGACGCGCCCGAGGTGATCGAGGCCTGTGAGTTGGCCCTCTCAGGCGAGACCGTTCACCGGACCACCAAACTCGGCCCGGTCGCTCTAGAGGCCTGGATGACCCCTGTGACCGACGACGACGGGACCGTCACGCAGGTCATCGGCACCGGGATGGACGTCACCGAACAACACGAGTGGACCGAGCAACTGACCGAGCTCCACGATGCCAGCCGGCAGTTGACGTACACGAACAGCATCGAGAGCGTCGCCGAAACGACCGTCACTATCGCTGAATCGGTCCTCGATAGTCCGGTCTCGACGCTGTGGCGGTACGACGACGAGACGGACAGTCTGCACCCGGTCGCGATGACCGACTCGACGAGCGATGTGATCGGGGTGGAGGCGGTCGAGGACCTCTCGCCGGTCCGTTCGGATCGGCTCGGAATGGAGGTGTTCCGAAGCGGCGAATCCAGGTCGATAGCGGACTATCAGACGATCGAAAACAGGGCCTTCGATTGGCCGCTCAGCTCCGTGCTGATCGTCCCGCTCGGCGAGTACGGGATCCTCCAGGTCGGGAAGCGTGACGCCGACGAGATCGATTCGCAGAGCAGACAGCTGATCGAGATACTCGGATTGAACGCACAGGCCGCGTTGGACCGGGCCGAACGCGAACAGCTCTTGCGGGAGCGAACCGAGGAACTCGAGATGCGGACCTCCCAGATGGAGTTCATCAACAGCATTCTCAGACACGACATCCTCAACGGGATGACGGTCATCCGCGCCCGCGCGGAATTCCTCGAGGCGGATCTGGACGACCAGGCGGGCGAGTATGCCGAGACCATCGTCCGGTGGTGTGACGATATCAGCGGCTTCATCGAGCGGGTTCAAACCGTGTTGAACGCGTTGAGTGACGAGGACGCGATCGCACTGAAACCGGTCGAGGCGACCGCGTTGTTCGAAGCGGAGTTCGAGCAACTCCGGCAGACGTATCCCGACGTGACCTTCGACACTTCGATGCCCGACGAGGCGTGGGTGCAAGCGGACGAATTACTCGCCGATCTGCTGAGTAACATCGCACGAAACGCGATCGAACACAACGACCGGGAGGACCTCCGGGTGACCGTGCGTATCGAACCGGGGATGGAGTCGACGACGATCCGCGTCGCCGACAACGGGCGCGGTATTCCCGCGGACAGACACGAGGTCGCGTTCAGACGCGGGGAGTCCCACGCGAAATCCACCGGCTCCGGATTCGGGCTGTTCTTCGTCGATGTCATGGTCGACGCGTACGGCGGCGATATCCGTATCGAGGACAACGAACCGGGTGCGGCCTTCGTGATAGAACTCCCCACTTCGAGCGACGAGCCGGTCGAGAGCCCAAAGAGGGAAACCCGATGACTGTGAACGACGAGCCGATGAACCCGGCTGACGAACCGGTCGTTCTCGTCGTCGAGGACGAACCGGACGTCGCTGAAACGTACAAGCTCTGGCTCGCCGCGGACTACGATGTTCGTCTCGCTGAATCGGGAGCCGCCGCCCTCGAGATGATAGACGGGAACGTCGATATCGTCCTACTCGACCGGATGATGCCCGGCATGTCCGGAACCGAGGTGCTGGCGAAGATCCGCGACCGGGGCTACGATTGCCGCGTCGCGATGGTGAGCGCGGTTGACCCTGACTTCGACATCATCGAGATGGGGTTCGACGACTACGTCACGAAACCGCCGACCAGGGACGGCCTCCTGGAGACGATTGACGAGCTCGGTGAACGCGGCCAGCGAGCCGAACGGGTCCAGGAGTACCGGTCGTTGCTCGCCAAGCAGGCCGCACTCGAGACCCAGAAGACCGAGGACGAACTCGAGGCGAGCGAGGAGTACGGCCAACTGCTGGCGCGCCTCGAGTCGGTTCAGACCGACCTCGAGTCGGAACAGGATCGATTGCTCGATGACGCCGAATTCGTGGGCTCTCTCCGCGCGTTCGAGGAGGAGGAACGATGAGTGATGACGGCTTTCAGACCGCGGACACGCAGCCCGAGTCGTATCGGATCGGGGACGCGATACCGATCCCAGGCTTCGACACCGTTCCCCCGGGGACGAACGTCCTCGTGTCGGGGCCGCCGATGCTCGGGAAACAGCGACTCGCGCTGGAACTGCTGGCGATCGGATCGCAGACGGAACACGCGATCACTGTTACGCCCGATACGAACGGGACCCGGCTCCGGCGGGCCTACGGGAGCGTTCGGAACGCGAACCCCGGCCGGTTTCACGTCATCGACTGTACCGGCGCGACCGGCAAGGGCTCGATGAACGACACGAGGGTGATGAAGTACGTCTCTTCGCCCGGCGACCTGACCGGTATCGGAATGGGGATCGTCAAGTGTACCCGCGATATCGACTCCGAAGCCGAGAGCGGGCTCCGGCTCTCGGTGCTGTCGGTGTCCACGCTCGTGCAGTACGCGAACTCCCAGCGCGTGTTCAACTTTTTACACACCATCACTGGACGCGTCTCGGCGGCGGAGTATCTCGGCGTGACGACGCTCGACCCGACCGCACACGACACGCAGGATGTCAACACGTTCACCTCGCTCTTCGACGCGGTCGTCGAACTCAGGGAAGCGAACGACGGATCGCGAGAGATCCGCGTCGTCGGCTGGCCCGAGGCACCGCGAACGTGGCACGAGTTTTGAGCGGCCGGTTTTTCCCGGTGACACGCCAAGCAGTGATTACAAGCGGCGGGTAGGCGCGTAACCGGCATTCCGTTCGGGGAAGCCCACTCCTCAAGAGGGCGGAGACTGTCAGTACAGTCGTGAGCAGTAACTCGATCACGAACGAGAGCGACACGTTCGAAATCGGCGATTCGACCGTTCACCGGCTGGGTTTCGGTGCGATGCGCCT containing:
- a CDS encoding response regulator encodes the protein MTVNDEPMNPADEPVVLVVEDEPDVAETYKLWLAADYDVRLAESGAAALEMIDGNVDIVLLDRMMPGMSGTEVLAKIRDRGYDCRVAMVSAVDPDFDIIEMGFDDYVTKPPTRDGLLETIDELGERGQRAERVQEYRSLLAKQAALETQKTEDELEASEEYGQLLARLESVQTDLESEQDRLLDDAEFVGSLRAFEEEER
- a CDS encoding PAS domain S-box protein; translated protein: MSTAPFGEDRAGNAALSSGLRRWSVVAVGAFLAIVSIAGGLVDGPVSSDGRVAIPLLASVAIIGAGVLIQRTELGAGDISAVAVWIVTTAVMFGGVVMSAAVVMSNDPIPVGSTILTFMAPIGALGGSVAGYYDARRRKQHRVTKRTERALETATDGIAILNDADEYVTVNQSHADIYGYDDPAAMVGETWDICYSDEETTRLESDALPMLDERNEWRGEATGRRADGSTFPQELTLTRMEDGGIVCIVRDITDQRERERQYRQQKRRLQTIVENVPIVLFAFEPDGTLTLSEGKSLEALGLEPGEVVGDSMFDIYADAPEVIEACELALSGETVHRTTKLGPVALEAWMTPVTDDDGTVTQVIGTGMDVTEQHEWTEQLTELHDASRQLTYTNSIESVAETTVTIAESVLDSPVSTLWRYDDETDSLHPVAMTDSTSDVIGVEAVEDLSPVRSDRLGMEVFRSGESRSIADYQTIENRAFDWPLSSVLIVPLGEYGILQVGKRDADEIDSQSRQLIEILGLNAQAALDRAEREQLLRERTEELEMRTSQMEFINSILRHDILNGMTVIRARAEFLEADLDDQAGEYAETIVRWCDDISGFIERVQTVLNALSDEDAIALKPVEATALFEAEFEQLRQTYPDVTFDTSMPDEAWVQADELLADLLSNIARNAIEHNDREDLRVTVRIEPGMESTTIRVADNGRGIPADRHEVAFRRGESHAKSTGSGFGLFFVDVMVDAYGGDIRIEDNEPGAAFVIELPTSSDEPVESPKRETR